The DNA window AGCCACTCGTCTGAAACCGCCTGGATCTGATCTATGGTGGCGCTCTGATTGCGGCGCATACCTGATTTCCGTACGGTATCCTGCTTTTTCAAGTCCGTGACCCCGTTCCTGATGGATTTCCGCTCTTTCCCGGAAGGCTGAATTTTCAGCATCCAGCAATGCATCCTGCCCGATGAAGAGTTTCTGTTTCCCGGAAGACGGAAAATAGGAGAGTCCGTCTTCGCCGATCCTGTAATAACAGGTTTTAAGGCTGTTCTTGCGGCAGTAGCTTTCAAATTCTTCTATCACGGTCACTTTATCTTCTGAAGCGCATACCGGTTCTTCGAGTACAACGGCAAATCCGTTGGCCGTCCGGAATGATACAAAACCATCCGCTTCTTCGGAAAAAAAACTGTTTATCCTGGGCCAGTTTGAAAATCAGGGATGAAGCACCATATTCTTCCACCAGGTTTTCGGCATCTTCGTATTTTTCGGTACTGCCATCAGTACCTTTATGGATATTGCTCCTGTACAGCGAAAAAATAAGGATCATCCAGGAAAAGGCACCCAGGATAAAGTTCAGGTTCTGGAAGTCCCTGGCAAAGCCTGTGCGGGCCACCAGTCCGGAATCGCTGAAGAGCAGGAACGTATGAAGGGTATAATAAAAAGCTTCCTCTTTGGTGAAATCGATCCCGAAATGGGATTTACTGATAAAATAAAAGCTCAGGTAATTGAAGATGAAAATAGCTG is part of the Chryseobacterium camelliae genome and encodes:
- a CDS encoding phosphatidylglycerol lysyltransferase domain-containing protein — encoded protein: MNSFFSEEADGFVSFRTANGFAVVLEEPVCASEDKVTVIEEFESYCRKNSLKTCYYRIGEDGLSYFPSSGKQKLFIGQDALLDAENSAFRERAEIHQERGHGLEKAGYRTEIRYAPQSERHHRSDPGGFRRVADGIG